A stretch of Canis lupus baileyi chromosome 2, mCanLup2.hap1, whole genome shotgun sequence DNA encodes these proteins:
- the C2H15orf40 gene encoding UPF0235 protein C15orf40 homolog, translating into MLRLGRGLRRLLSARGARASAGLPLGAEMPKKAGATNKGKSQEPERPPPSLGPVTVDPRGSVTIAIRAKPGSKQNAVTDVTAEAVSVAIAAPPSEGEANAELCRYLSKVLELRKSDVVLDKGGKSREKVVKLLASTTAEEILEKLKQQVEKK; encoded by the exons ATGCTGCGGCTGGGCCGCGGGCTGAGGCGGCTCCTGTCGGCACGCGGGGCGCGAGCCTCCGCGGGGCTCCCCCTGGGCGCCGAGATGCCCAAGAAGGCTGGTGCGACGAACAAG GGGAAGAGCCAGGAGCCAGAGAGACCACCTCCTTCCTTAGGCCCTGTGACGGTGGATCCCAGAGGTAGTGTCACCATAGCCATCCGCGCCAAGCCAGGGTCCAAACAAAACGCTGTGACAG ACGTGACAGCAGAAGCCGTGAGCGTGGCCATCGCAGCTCCCCCATCAGAAGGAGAGGCTAATGCCGAGCTCTGTCGGTACCTTTCCAAGGTCCTGGAGCTCAGGAAGAGTGATGTGGTTTTGGATAAG GGTGGTAAATCTCGTGAAAAAGTGGTGAAGCTATTAGCATCCACAACTGCTGAAGAGATCTTGGAGAAATTAAAGCAACAAGtcgagaagaaataa